CACGCGCGCCCCGTAGATCGATAGGTGCTCCCCAGTCTCGGTCTGCGCCTCGACCTGCACCTCGTTGGCCATCTCGCTTACGGCGGTCACGGTCAATCCTGGACGATAGCTGAATCCCGGATGGTCACGAAGCTGTTCGACCGCGTCGGCGCTCGACCAGATCAACCGGTAGGGACATCCATACATGCACAGGCCGCACTTCACGCAGTGGCCCGGTTTGTCGAAACCAGTAGCGTTGACGGCAAGCCGCGATCTCCCGAAGGTGACCCCCGCAGCCTTGATTCTGTCCGATCGCTTTCCCCAATCGGTCACCATCGCCTGCGCCTGCTGGCTTGGCGGAAGCGGCCTCTCGTACTCCGAGTAGGTAGGAAATTCGCGCTCCAGATCGTCCTGAATCGACGCTACCGGCATGAACTTTGCGACTGCCCGATAGTGTTCCGACAAGTCGCGAGTGACTACGGGCCAATCATCCATATCGGCTTGGCGATACGGCATTACGGCCGAGCCCCAGACGTTGCTCAGGCCGCCCTTCGCGCAGGAGGGCTTGCTGTCCGCGCCGTGACATTCGACCGCAGTCGCCCCACGTGAAAGCCGGTAGGGGTAGTCCGAGCCATAGGCGAGTTTCAGCGGGATGCCATCGACACCGGCATCCATCTTCGCTCTCAGGAAGGAGGTCTTTTCATCCGTCCAGGAGGCTGGTGCTATAGTCTGAAGCCCGCTCACCTTCTCCGCGGCGGCGTGCTCCAGATCCAATCCGGCATCGATCATCTCGACCCGGCAGCCACGCGCCAGAAGCGCCATCGCGCAGGAAACGCCAGTCGGCCCGGAACCGACAACCAGATGGATGGGCTGCATGGTGGTGATTCTAGACCATGCAGGCGGCTGTAGTTCATCGGCCTCAGCCAATAGGCCCATGCTATGCTCATCCGTACAAGAATCATGCCGGTCCTGAAGATTGCAGCACTGGAGGAAGTGTGCCCGCCATTCTTGTCGTTCTTGCATGCGCCTTGCTTGCGCTGGGCTTCATTCGGCGCGGTTCCGGACTTCGACAGGCATTAATCTACTCAAGCATTCCTCTCTCGATCTTTATTGTCTTTTCAACGGAGACGTTGAGCGTCTTCCATGCTCTGACAAGGACGTCCATTCCAGTGATCTGGGTCGTCTTCGCGGGGGGCGGGTTTCTGTTCTCCCGAGTGCCTCAGACAGACCACTCTGCTCACTTCGAACCTCTGAAGGTCTGGCGTGATCTCGATCAATCGGAGCGTTGGATGTTGGGCGCGCTCACGCTGATCGCAGGCCTTGTCGGCCTGACCGCTCTGCTGAGTGCACCGAACACCTGGGACGCTATGGAGTACCACATGCCCCGCGTGGTGGAGTGGATCAGCAATCGCGGCGTCCAGTTGTATCCCACCATCGACCATCAGCAACTGTCGATGCCTCCTTTCTCTGAGTACGCGATCCTTCACCTTCAACTCCTCTTTGGTTCCGACCGGCTGGCCAACATGGTACAGTGGCTTGCTTATGTCGGCTGCATGTTGGTAGCCTCGCTGATCGCTGCTGAACTCGGCGGTAACAGGCGAGTCCAGATCCTGGCTGCGGTCATCAGCGGCACCATCGAGACGGGTATCCTCGGTGCCTCCGGAACGAAGAACGACTACACCCTCTCTTACTGGGTCGCCACTGCCGTTCTGCTCCTTCTGCAATGGAAACGGCAGCAAAGCTGGGCACTCACTCTGGCTATCGCTTCTGCGCTTTCACTGTCTGTGTTTTCAAAAGGAACGGGCTATGCATTCCTGCCGCCGCTCGTCCTCTTCTGCTTCTTCATGTGGAGTTGGAAGGCGCAGAAGACGTTTCTGCTCCGACTTCCTATCCTCGCGCTGATCTGCGTGATGGTCAGTGGGCCTCTGTGGGCTAGGAACCACGAGTTCAGCGGATCGATCCTCGGTCCGCCGTTCTTTGATGGTGCCGGACCTGACGAAGGAAGAATGTACGGTAACCGGCACCTTACTCCGACGCGTTCGGCGGCGAATGTTCTCCGAAATATCGCTTTGAACCTTGCGGTTCCGGTCGGCAAGGTCAACGCCATCACGACGAAAGTCTTCTCCATCGCAATTCACGCTTTGGGTGTGGAACCGAGCGACCCATCGCAATTGGTCCTCGCTCAGAGCGGCTATCTTCCCCCCTTCAACATCGAATTCCGGCCGTTCAGCGAAACCCAGGCTAGCAATCAACTGCACTTCATTCTGCTGATTGCTGCGGGAGTGCTCTGTCTGTGGAAGCGGAAGCAGTTCAGCCGGGACACGCTTCTCTTTGCCTTCGGGATCGCTGGCGGCTTCGTCCTGTATGCGATCCTGCTGCGATGGTCTCCCTGGAATGCGAGATACCAGCTACCCGTCTTCGTCCTCGGCGCGTCATTTTCTGCGCTGGTTCTGGTGCGCATCACGCCCCGGTGGACATCTGCCATCGCGGCATGCCTGCTGCTTCTCGGAGTTGCTCTATCGGTCAAGAACTCCTCGCGGCCGCTGGTCGACCGTCAGTACAGCTTGATCACCTCGCCGCGGGAACGGACTTACTTCTTCGACCATCACTGGGACTCGGCGGACTCCTTCATCCAGGCGGCCAGGGCCGCTAGCGGTAAGTCGTGCAACTCGATTGGCATCGACGCCAATGAGAATCACTTCGAGTACCCGATGATGGCGCTGCTCAACCGCGACGGCCGGCAGCGAAGCATCAGCTACGTTGGCGTTCACAATTCGACGATCGCCTACAAGCATCCCGCGCAAGTCGCCCCCTGCACGGTGGTGTGTCTAAGCTGTGCCCTAAGGCCGGAGCAAGGAACCTACCAGAAGCAGTTCAAGAGTATGGAGACCTTCGGCGACATTCTTGTCTTCAGCGACCCAATCCCCAGCGACGCCGTGAATGCAGTGAGCGCCCTCTATCCAATTCTCGCTGTAACGCAAAAGGCGCAGCCGTTTCATCCATAGGCTGAACTAACATTCCCTGTAGTCCGTCAGGCGAAGAGGCAATGACCGAAGATCCAGAGGTTCCATCTCAGAACACAAGCGGCGGCGTTCTCACCATCGTCATGCCGTGTCTGAACGAGGCGGAGACGCTTGCCATCTGTGTGCAGAGTTCTCTGCGTGCGCTGCGTGAAAACGGCATCCCGGGCGAGGTAATTGTGGCCGATAACGGCAGCACGGACGGCTCACAGGCCATCGCCGTCGAGAACGGCGCGCGCGTTGTTCCGGTGCCAGTCCGAGGCTATGGAGCCGCATTGACTGCGGGGATCAAGGCGGCCAATACTCCGTACGTGTTGATGATCGATGCGGATGACAGCTATAACTTCAGTCACGCTCCTCGATTTCTCGCTGAACTTGAAAAGGGAGCGGGCCTGGTCATGGGAAACCGGTTTCGCGGCGGCATTGAACCCGGCGCCATGCCTTTCCTCCATAAGTATCTTGGGAACCCGGTTCTGAGCCTCATTGGAAGGATCTTCTTTCCTTCGCCGGCGCGTGACTTCCACTGCGGCATTCGCGCCTTCTCAAAAGAAGCCTTTGAGCAGATGGACCTGCACACGACGGGTATGGAGTTCGCCAGCGAGATGGTGGTTAAGGCATCGCTGCTCGGCATCCCGATCGCGGAAGTTCCGACAACGCTGAAACCAGATGGCAGAAGCCGCGCACCTCATCTGCGTACATGGCCGGATGGCTGGAGGCATCTCCGCTTCCTGATGATGTACAGCCCGCGTTGGCTCTTCCTCTACCCCGGCTTGCTGCTTACTTTCCTGGGGCTCGCGGGAACGATCTGGCTGTTGCCCCATGCTCGGACGGTGGGTGAGGTGCGTTTTGATGTCAACACCCTCGTCTACGCTACCGCTTGTCTCCTGCTCGGCTACCACACCGTCTTCTTCGCGGTCAGCGCTAAGGTCTTCGCTGTGACCACGGGTCTGCTTCCAGAGAACCCCGAGTTCTCGCGCTGGTTCCGTCTCATCAAACTCGAAACCGGTCTCGTCGTCGGGGGGCTGACATTCATCATCAGTCTGCTCGCGGCTGTCTGGGCCGTCGCTTACTGGGAGCACTCTGGTTATGGTCCGCTCCACGTGGAACAGATGCTCCGCATTACTCTGCCCTCGGCGACAGGAATGGTCTTTGGCCTGGAGACCTGTTTCGCCAGCTTCTTCCTCAGCATGATGGGGCTACGGCGGCGATAGCATAGCCGCCTTGCGTCTATCGCTGTACGGTGTGCATCATGGTTCTGCAATCGCGCTCCGCTGATGAAGTGGCAAACTTTCGCGCGACCAGGGATTCGTGCCGGCCATGTTGAGAATTTCGAAACGCAGGATTGCAGTTCTTCTTACCCTTTGCACAATGCTTTCAGCGTTTGTGAGCGTCTCCGTATCTGGACAATCGGTCAAGGAGGTTCCGGCAGGAGACGCCCCGGTCGATCCGGGACCGCTTGCCACGGAAATCTCAGGTTCCGTGAAGCCGGCGGCAGTCAAAGCGGCGATGCGGAAGGTTGCGGATTGGCAGACGGCGAGAATTGCAAATCTCCCCAGCCAGGACTGGACCTTCGCCACTCTTTACGTTGGGTTGCTCGCGGCGTCCGATACCCTGAAAAACCCGGTCTACGCCGACGCTGTGAAGAAGGTTGCAGAGCACTACGACTGGACTCTCGGCCCTCGCGAGTCGCATGCGGACGATCAGGCCATCGGGCAGTCGTACTTGAAGCTCTATGAAGAGCAGCCGGATCCGATTCGTATCGCGACTCTGAAGAAGCAGTTCGATAAGTTGAGGGTGACGCCGGACGAACCAGGCAAGCCAGTCTGGTGGTGGTGCGATGCACTGTTTATGGCGCCCCCGGTGTGGACAGGGCTCGCGGCGGCAACCCATGACCCACGCTATCTCGACTACATGGACCATGAGTGGCACGTCACTTCAGACCTTTTGTGGGACAAGGAGGAGCGGCTCTTCTTTCGCGATGCAACCTACTTCGACAAGCGCGAAAAGACTGGCCACAAGATCTTCTGGTCGCGCGGGAATGGCTGGGTAATGGGAGGGCTGGCGCAAGTCCTGGAGCGTATGCCCGAAAAGGACCCTCGCCGCGCCTTCTATGTAAAGAGGTTGCAGGAGATGGCAGACTCAGTCGCAGCGCTTCAGTCGAAAGACGGTCTGTGGCGGCCGGGCCTGCTCGACCCCGGGGACTATCCGTTGCCCGAGGTGTCGGGCTCGGCATTCTTCGTCTACGCGCTTAGCTGGGGAATCAACCATCAGGTACTCGACGCGAAACGCTTTCGTCCTGTCGTGGAGAAAGGCTGGGCGGGCCTCGTCGCGCATATCTACAAGGATGGGAGGCTCGGCTGCATCCAGCCCATCGGCGCTGCGCCGGGAGCTTATACGGCGGGATCCAGCTATGTATTTGGAACCGGAGCGTTCCTTTTGGCGGGCTCCGAAGTAAGCAAGATGAAAGCAGTTTCTAAGTGATCGCAGGTAAGATCTGTTGTGCTCTGCTGCTTACAGCTCTAGCTGTCTCATGCGAGGCAGAGCAGGGGATCGTGGTCGAGATTAGAAATCCGACTCCGGTGGCGAGGCGCAGTGAGGTTGTAGAACTGCCGCTGGCCGACATATCGCGTCGGCTGCATGTGGCCATCGGCACCCCACTCGTGGCTCGCGTTCATGGCCTCAACGAAGAGCTTCCAACCCAGATATACGCTTCGGAAGTCGATGGCAGGCCAGACCAGTTGCTGGTTCTGGTCGACCTGTCTCCGGCCCAGAGAACGAAGCTTGATATCGATGCGGTGCCCGAAGCTCCGAAGTTCGAGCCGAGGGTGCAGGGCCGGCTGGTTCCTGAGCGGATGGATGACTTTGCCTGGGAGAACGATCTGGTCGCGTACCGCGTATACGGACCCGCGCTGCAGGCGACGGGCGAGATCGCCTCAGGGATCGATGTGTGGTCGAAGCGCGTGCCGGACTTCATCACGAAGAGCTGGTATAAGCGCGATCGCGAGGGTGCCCGCACCCACAACCCGGAGCTCTCGTATCACCGGGACAACGGGCAGGGGTTGGACTCTTACGAGGTGGGCAGCTCACGCGGATGCGGCGGAACCGCGGCTTACGTCAACGGTGTTTTTTATTCTTCGAAGAACTTCACCTCGGCGAGAATATTGGCGAGCGGCCCAATCCGGTTGGACTTCCTGCTCGAATACGATCCTTGGAGTGTGGGCGGAGGGACCGTCCGCGAACTGAAGCGAATCACGCTTGATGCGGGTTCGAGGCTGAACCGAATGCGATCGACCTTTCGCTTCGAGGGCGCAGTGAATGACAGTACAACGGTGACCGTGGCCGCCGGCATAGCGATGCACAAGGATGCAACTCTGCATCAGCCGGGATCGGCGATCGCGTCGGTGTGGGACACGCCTCAGCTTGCCAGTGCTGGGCGAATCGGAACTGCGCTGGTGGTGCCGTCTAATGAGAAAGCCCGCTTCACATCCTTGCCCATTCAGGGCAACGTCGCCGGGAACGCCTTCTTCCTCTTCGACATCAAGAGCGGCGAGACCATCGACTACTACGCGGGGAGCGCCTGGTCGCAAGGTGGAACGCCCACCCAGGGTGATTTCGATCGGGACCTGAAACAGAAAAAGATACGTTTGGATCAGACGGTAACTTATCGATGGATCGGGGCGCGGAAGTAATGAGCTGATGGCCGCATCGAGAGACAGATACCAATCAGGTCGGCGGCAAGGTAACTGATCCGAGCATAGCCTCTTCCTCACCAGTGATCTCAGCCTTTGTCACAAAATTGCCATTACTGTTTCGACATGGAGAACGGCATCTCCAGGGGTTCTCGTGACCAGGTCGCCTCCGCTTTCGGACTCATCACGAAGCGCACTTCGCCGCCAGCCAGCAACTCCTCGTGCCGAAGATACATGCGCGCCAGAGGCTTACCATTTAAGGTGACGGACTGGATATATGCATTCTGATCGCTCAGGCCGTCGGCAACGATGTGAAGCTTCTTTCCATTTGGAAGATGAAGCGTAGCTTCGCTGACGAACGGCCTCCCGATCACGTACTCATTCGAGCTAGGCGCAACCGGATAGAACCCCAGCGACGTAAAGATAAGCCACGCCGACATCTGCCCAAGATCGTCATTTCCCACCAGGCCATCGGGAGCGGGACGATACTGGGATTCCACGATATGCCGCAGCCTCTCCTGTGTACGCATGGGTTCGCCGGCATAGTCGTACAGATAGGCCAGGTGATGGCTCGGCTCGTTCCCGTGGATATACTGGCCGATCATGCCGCTGATGTCTTCCACAGCGGCGTAGTCCTTCATATCAATCTTCGCGTCGAACATGGCATCGAGCTTTGCCACCAGCTTCTGCTTGCCTCCGAGCAGATCGATCAAGCCCTGAACGTCCTGCGGCTGATACCAGGAGTATTGCCACGCATTGCCCTCGGTAAAGCCGCTTCCGCTGCCTGCTTTCGCCGGATCGAAGGGCACGCGGTACGTGCCGCTGGCAAGACGCGGCTCCACGAAACCATCCTTCACATTGAAATTGTTCCGCCAGTTCCCGGCGCGAAGCGCAAACTCAGACGCCACGTCCGGCCTCTTCATCGCATCGGCCATGCGGGCGATCGTCCAGTCATCGAAGGCATACTCCATGGTCTTCGACGCGGCCTCGTCGTCATGATCAACCGGCACGTAGCCGAGCTTCATGTAGCTACCCAGGCTCCCGTAGGGAGCGTACGTTGCGCTCGCCACCATCGCCTTCAACGCCTGATCGGCATCGAAGCCGCGGATCCCCTTCATGTAGGCATCCGCGATCTCGGGCACAGCGTGGTAGCCGATCATGCACCATGTCTCAAGGCCCTGCTCCTGCCAGATCGGCAGGACGCCGAAGGGGCTGTACTTTTGCGATGCCAGCATCGAGTTGACAAGGTCACTAGTGCGCTCCTGCGGCTCGAGCAGCGTCATCAGCGGCTGCTCTGCACGGTAGGTGTCCCACAGGCTAAGGTTCGAGACGAAGTGGAAGCCATCGGCATGATGGACCTGGTTGTCCGGAGCGCGATAGCTGCCGTCCACATCCATGCTGAGATTGGGCGACATCATGGCGTGATAGAGCGCGGTGTAAAGGTTCTTGCGAACGTCCGCAGATGCGGAGAGATCGATTGTGCCAAGCTTAGCCGCCCACATCGAAGTGGCAGCGGCATGAACAGCGTCGAAGTCGAACCCCGGCACCTCGGCGTTCATGTTGGCGATAGCGCCCTCCTCGCTCACCGAGGACAAGGCGACCTTGAGGACCAGCGGGGAGCTACCTGGCTCGAAGTCGAAGACCGCAATCAAACCGCGACCCTCAACGGCCTGCGTATCTTCGGGTGAAGTCCCCGGCGTCTTGAAGCCCTTGTACTCCACCGGCAGAGGTTCGCGGTCGTACAAGCTGTGCCGCAGCAAAGGTTGCGAGAAGCGCATCGCGAAATAGAGCTGCCTGCCTGGGGCCCATCCACGGGTCTCGCGCATGCCGGTTACAGTACCGTCCTCGCGTACGCGAAGCCGAGACCACAGCACTTTGCCCGGATAGTTATAGATGGAGGATCGCAGGTCCATCAGAAGATGTGCGGGTTTGCCAGAGGGGAAGGTGTATCGATGCACTCCTACTCGCGCCGTCGCCGTGAGCTCTGCGTGAACGCCATAGTCCTGCAGATCGACCGCGTAGTAGCCCGGCTCGGCATGCTCCTGCTTATGACTGAAGCGCGAGCCATATCCGGACATGGGCTTCTCTACGTCGCCGGGTTCAAGCCGCACCTCGCCGGAGATGGGCTGAACTAAGAAGTCGCCCAGATCAGAGTGGCCGCTGCCCGAAAAGTGAGTATGCGAAAAGCCGAGGATCGTGGAGTCCTCGTAGCGATAGCCCGACGCCCACTTGTAGCTCTGCTTGAAGGGGCGGATCTGCGTATCCGGCGAGAGCTGGACCATCCCGAAGGGAAGCGTTGCTCCGGGAAATGTGTGCCCCTCAGGCCCGGTGCCGATGAAGGGATCGACCGCGGCAAGGCGATCCATCGATGCGGCGTTGGTCTGAGCTCCGGCAGGCAGAGGACTCCACGCCAAAGTAGTCAGCAGGATAGCGATTGAAGCCAGACGGAGTGGGCCGATGAGAGCGGAGGACTGCCTAATCTTCATGTCCTCTATTATGTCTGAGCGCTCAGCCTTTGAACGCGCGAAGATAGTCGGCGTCGACCTTGAGCGATTCCTTCCACGGCATCGTGAAGGCTTCCTGCTCCACAAACGCATACTCGATGTGCTGAGACCGCGCAGCTTCCGCGAAGATCGGGTGGTAGTCCACGCTGCCGCGCCCAAGCTCCGTCACCTTGGCGTCATGCGACTCCGGCGACGGCTTTCCCGTGAGAACAAAGTCCTTCACATGCAGCATCGAGATGCGATGCGGATTGGCCTTCATCAGCTCGATCGGATTCATCCCAGCAACAGAAGCCCAGCCGCAGTCAAGCTCGAAAGTCACTTTCTTAGGATCGGCAAGACGCAGCAACTCAAAGTAAGGAACCTTCCCATCGATAGCTGCAAACTCCCCAACGTGATTGTGATATCCGAAGCGAATCCCCCTGGATTCAAGCTTCGAACCCATCTCGTTGAACTGATCGGCCATGTAATGCCAATCATCAAGCGTCATCGGCTGCGAAGCTGTCGACGGATCACGATGACCAGGACTGGCGCAGATGATGAACTTTACACCCAGCTGCTTATCGTAGTCCGCAACCTCATCGAACCGCGTGTGCAGATCGTTGAAGCCGTGATGTGCGCTCACGCAGCGCAGGCCCGTATTGTCGAGCGCCGCGCGCACTTCGGCAGCACTCATTTTCGGCAGGGCAGCAGCCTCGACCACGGTAAAGCCCGCCGCACTCACGCCCGCCAGCGCGCCTGCGAAGTCCTCGCGCATCTGGTCCCGCACCGAGTAAAGCTGGATGGCCAGCGGCAGACCCAGCGGATTCGCCATGGCGATGCCACGGCCCAAACTCATAGCTGCAACCGAAGCAGCACCACCAACAAACGTCCTGCGCGAGATAGCCTTCACTTCATCTCCTCTAAATGCTTTGGGTTGCCAGTTGATCAGCCAGATACTCGGAGGCGCGCATCGAGAGCGCCAGGATCGTCATCGTTGGGTTCTGCCAGCCAGCGCTTACAAAGCTTGCGCCATCCACTACGAACAGGTTCTTGTGGTCGTGACTTTGGCACCACTTGTTTAGCACACTCGTCTTTGCGTTGTCGCCCATGC
This Granulicella aggregans DNA region includes the following protein-coding sequences:
- a CDS encoding GMC family oxidoreductase is translated as MGLLAEADELQPPAWSRITTMQPIHLVVGSGPTGVSCAMALLARGCRVEMIDAGLDLEHAAAEKVSGLQTIAPASWTDEKTSFLRAKMDAGVDGIPLKLAYGSDYPYRLSRGATAVECHGADSKPSCAKGGLSNVWGSAVMPYRQADMDDWPVVTRDLSEHYRAVAKFMPVASIQDDLEREFPTYSEYERPLPPSQQAQAMVTDWGKRSDRIKAAGVTFGRSRLAVNATGFDKPGHCVKCGLCMYGCPYRLIWSSADAVEQLRDHPGFSYRPGLTVTAVSEMANEVQVEAQTETGEHLSIYGARVYLAAGVMATTAILLRSLNRYDQPVQMKDSQYFLLPMLRKRGISPFHRKDLHTLAQLFVEIQDGKVSPYTIHLQGYTYNELFEQPVAKMLGPLRAVFPSEAFFSRLFLFQGYLHSRHSRPVSLALHKSSEGEVLRVTGEESPEVNAILRKVVRKLAGLHGPLGALPLAPLMRPGVPGRGFHSGGVFPMSDHPSPNESDIYGRPAGLQRVHAVDSTVMSSIAATTVTFTAMANAHRIGTLAPALEG
- a CDS encoding ArnT family glycosyltransferase, whose translation is MPAILVVLACALLALGFIRRGSGLRQALIYSSIPLSIFIVFSTETLSVFHALTRTSIPVIWVVFAGGGFLFSRVPQTDHSAHFEPLKVWRDLDQSERWMLGALTLIAGLVGLTALLSAPNTWDAMEYHMPRVVEWISNRGVQLYPTIDHQQLSMPPFSEYAILHLQLLFGSDRLANMVQWLAYVGCMLVASLIAAELGGNRRVQILAAVISGTIETGILGASGTKNDYTLSYWVATAVLLLLQWKRQQSWALTLAIASALSLSVFSKGTGYAFLPPLVLFCFFMWSWKAQKTFLLRLPILALICVMVSGPLWARNHEFSGSILGPPFFDGAGPDEGRMYGNRHLTPTRSAANVLRNIALNLAVPVGKVNAITTKVFSIAIHALGVEPSDPSQLVLAQSGYLPPFNIEFRPFSETQASNQLHFILLIAAGVLCLWKRKQFSRDTLLFAFGIAGGFVLYAILLRWSPWNARYQLPVFVLGASFSALVLVRITPRWTSAIAACLLLLGVALSVKNSSRPLVDRQYSLITSPRERTYFFDHHWDSADSFIQAARAASGKSCNSIGIDANENHFEYPMMALLNRDGRQRSISYVGVHNSTIAYKHPAQVAPCTVVCLSCALRPEQGTYQKQFKSMETFGDILVFSDPIPSDAVNAVSALYPILAVTQKAQPFHP
- a CDS encoding glycosyltransferase family 2 protein — translated: MTEDPEVPSQNTSGGVLTIVMPCLNEAETLAICVQSSLRALRENGIPGEVIVADNGSTDGSQAIAVENGARVVPVPVRGYGAALTAGIKAANTPYVLMIDADDSYNFSHAPRFLAELEKGAGLVMGNRFRGGIEPGAMPFLHKYLGNPVLSLIGRIFFPSPARDFHCGIRAFSKEAFEQMDLHTTGMEFASEMVVKASLLGIPIAEVPTTLKPDGRSRAPHLRTWPDGWRHLRFLMMYSPRWLFLYPGLLLTFLGLAGTIWLLPHARTVGEVRFDVNTLVYATACLLLGYHTVFFAVSAKVFAVTTGLLPENPEFSRWFRLIKLETGLVVGGLTFIISLLAAVWAVAYWEHSGYGPLHVEQMLRITLPSATGMVFGLETCFASFFLSMMGLRRR
- a CDS encoding glycoside hydrolase family 88/105 protein; translated protein: MSVSVSGQSVKEVPAGDAPVDPGPLATEISGSVKPAAVKAAMRKVADWQTARIANLPSQDWTFATLYVGLLAASDTLKNPVYADAVKKVAEHYDWTLGPRESHADDQAIGQSYLKLYEEQPDPIRIATLKKQFDKLRVTPDEPGKPVWWWCDALFMAPPVWTGLAAATHDPRYLDYMDHEWHVTSDLLWDKEERLFFRDATYFDKREKTGHKIFWSRGNGWVMGGLAQVLERMPEKDPRRAFYVKRLQEMADSVAALQSKDGLWRPGLLDPGDYPLPEVSGSAFFVYALSWGINHQVLDAKRFRPVVEKGWAGLVAHIYKDGRLGCIQPIGAAPGAYTAGSSYVFGTGAFLLAGSEVSKMKAVSK
- a CDS encoding DUF4861 domain-containing protein, coding for MVEIRNPTPVARRSEVVELPLADISRRLHVAIGTPLVARVHGLNEELPTQIYASEVDGRPDQLLVLVDLSPAQRTKLDIDAVPEAPKFEPRVQGRLVPERMDDFAWENDLVAYRVYGPALQATGEIASGIDVWSKRVPDFITKSWYKRDREGARTHNPELSYHRDNGQGLDSYEVGSSRGCGGTAAYVNGVFYSSKNFTSARILASGPIRLDFLLEYDPWSVGGGTVRELKRITLDAGSRLNRMRSTFRFEGAVNDSTTVTVAAGIAMHKDATLHQPGSAIASVWDTPQLASAGRIGTALVVPSNEKARFTSLPIQGNVAGNAFFLFDIKSGETIDYYAGSAWSQGGTPTQGDFDRDLKQKKIRLDQTVTYRWIGARK
- a CDS encoding GH92 family glycosyl hydrolase, which codes for MKIRQSSALIGPLRLASIAILLTTLAWSPLPAGAQTNAASMDRLAAVDPFIGTGPEGHTFPGATLPFGMVQLSPDTQIRPFKQSYKWASGYRYEDSTILGFSHTHFSGSGHSDLGDFLVQPISGEVRLEPGDVEKPMSGYGSRFSHKQEHAEPGYYAVDLQDYGVHAELTATARVGVHRYTFPSGKPAHLLMDLRSSIYNYPGKVLWSRLRVREDGTVTGMRETRGWAPGRQLYFAMRFSQPLLRHSLYDREPLPVEYKGFKTPGTSPEDTQAVEGRGLIAVFDFEPGSSPLVLKVALSSVSEEGAIANMNAEVPGFDFDAVHAAATSMWAAKLGTIDLSASADVRKNLYTALYHAMMSPNLSMDVDGSYRAPDNQVHHADGFHFVSNLSLWDTYRAEQPLMTLLEPQERTSDLVNSMLASQKYSPFGVLPIWQEQGLETWCMIGYHAVPEIADAYMKGIRGFDADQALKAMVASATYAPYGSLGSYMKLGYVPVDHDDEAASKTMEYAFDDWTIARMADAMKRPDVASEFALRAGNWRNNFNVKDGFVEPRLASGTYRVPFDPAKAGSGSGFTEGNAWQYSWYQPQDVQGLIDLLGGKQKLVAKLDAMFDAKIDMKDYAAVEDISGMIGQYIHGNEPSHHLAYLYDYAGEPMRTQERLRHIVESQYRPAPDGLVGNDDLGQMSAWLIFTSLGFYPVAPSSNEYVIGRPFVSEATLHLPNGKKLHIVADGLSDQNAYIQSVTLNGKPLARMYLRHEELLAGGEVRFVMSPKAEATWSREPLEMPFSMSKQ
- a CDS encoding sugar phosphate isomerase/epimerase family protein, giving the protein MKAISRRTFVGGAASVAAMSLGRGIAMANPLGLPLAIQLYSVRDQMREDFAGALAGVSAAGFTVVEAAALPKMSAAEVRAALDNTGLRCVSAHHGFNDLHTRFDEVADYDKQLGVKFIICASPGHRDPSTASQPMTLDDWHYMADQFNEMGSKLESRGIRFGYHNHVGEFAAIDGKVPYFELLRLADPKKVTFELDCGWASVAGMNPIELMKANPHRISMLHVKDFVLTGKPSPESHDAKVTELGRGSVDYHPIFAEAARSQHIEYAFVEQEAFTMPWKESLKVDADYLRAFKG